One region of Maylandia zebra isolate NMK-2024a linkage group LG10, Mzebra_GT3a, whole genome shotgun sequence genomic DNA includes:
- the acaca gene encoding acetyl-CoA carboxylase 1 isoform X1, translating into MAQQDGAAKKIPAVAELHSRFIVGSVSEENSEDENQGKVDIQLDEKETRSLSPSSGSSDSTYEMGFDHIDGPMHNLRSSMSGLHLVKQGRDRRRIDLQRDFTVASPAEFVTRFGGNRVIEKVLIANNGIAAVKCMRSIRRWAYEMFRNERAIRFVVMVTPEDLKANAEYIKMADHYVPVPGGTNNNNYANVELILDIAKRIPVQAVWAGWGHASENPKLPELLQKHGIAFMGPPSQAMWALGDKIASSIVAQTAGIPTLPWSGTGLTVDWPENNQKKKVVNIPHDLYELGCVQDVEHGMKAAEKIGYPIMVKASEGGGGKGIRKVNSADDFPNLFRQVQAEVPGSPIFVMQLAKHARHLEVQILADQYGNAISLFGRDCSVQRRHQKIIEEAPATIATSDVFEDMEKCAVKLAKLVGYVSAGTVEYLYSQDGSFYFLELNPRLQVEHPCTEMVADVNLPAAQLQIAMGIPLHRIKDIRMLYGVQPWGDSPIDFEALSTAPSPRGHVIAARITSENPDEGFKPSSGTVQELNFRSNKNVWGYFSVAAAGGLHEFADSQFGHCFSWGENREEAISNMVVALKELSIRGDFRTTVEYLIKLLETESFQHNSIDTGWLDRLISEKMQAERPDTMLGIVSGALHVADVNLRNSVSNFLHSLERGQVLPPHTLLNTVDVELIYEGTKYVLTVTRQSPNSYVVIMNNSSAEVDVHRLSDGGLLLSYDGSSYTTYMKEEVDRYRITIGNKTCVFEKENDPSLLRSPSAGKLIQYTIEDGGHVFAGQCYAEIEVMKMVMTLTAAESGCIHYVKRAGAALEPGCVIAKLQLDDPSRVQQAELYTGTLPSIQAVALRGEKLHRVFHNTLGHLVHMMNGYCLPEPFFSAKLKEWVERVMKTMRDPSLPLLELQDIMTSVSGRIPPAVEKAIKKEMAQYASNITSVLCQFPSQQIANILDSHAATLNKKSEREVFFMNTQSIVQLVQKYRSGIRGHMKAVVMDLLRQYLKVEIQFQNGHYDKCVFALREENKGDMANVLNYIFSHAQVTKKNLLVTMLIDQLCGRDPTLTDELMAILTELTQLSKTTNAKVALRARQVLIASHLPSYELRHNQVESIFLSAIDMYGHQFCIENLQKLILSETSIFDVLPNFFYHSNQVVRMAALEVYVRRAYIAYELNSVQHRQLKDNTCIVEFQFMLPTSHPNRGNIPTLNRKMFPSVLENLKVMDTKLEETKPQDPKAPENESQDDNAEKKNASDLDTVDRMSFSSNLNHYGMVHMASVSDVLLDTSFTPPCQRMGAMVAFRSFQEFTKNITDMLSCFSDSPPQSPTFPEGGNPVLYGEEDNKSIQDEPIHILNVAIKTDSDIDDDGLAAMFREFTQSKKSLLFEHGIRRLTFLVAQKDFRKQVNCEVDQRFHREFPKFFTFRARDKFEEDRIYRHLEPALAFQLELNRMRNFALTAIPCANHKMHLYLGAARVEVGTEVTDYRFFVRAIIRHSDLVTKEASFEYLHNEAERLLLEAMDELEVAFNNTTVRTDCNHIFLNFVPTVIMDPSKIEESVRSMVMRYGSRLWKLRVLQAELKINIRLTPTGKQIPIRLFLTNESGYYLDISLYKEVTDARTGQVGPKDRQIMFQAYGDKQGPLHGMLINTPYVTKDLLQSKRFQAQSLGTTYVYDFPEMFRQALKKLWHSCQAFADLPQCPLPSELLTFTELVLDAQGQLVQMNRLPGGNEIGMVAWRMTLRTPEYPAGREIIVISNDITHKIGSFGPQEDMLFLRASEMARESGIPRLYIAANSGARIGLAEEIRHMFHVAWQDPADPYKGFKYLYLTPQDYKKVSALNSVHCEHVEDEGESRYKITDIIGKDEGLGVENLRGSGMIAGESSLAYEEIITMNLVTCRAIGIGAYLVRLGQRTIQVDNSHIILTGAGALNKVLGREVYTSNNQLGGVQIMHNNGVTHCTVCDDFEGVFTLLQWLSYMPKCKSSPVPILNAKDPIDRLVEFVPTKAPYDPRWMLAGRPSQTPKGSWQLGFFDHGSFMEIMQPWAQSVVVGRARLGGIPTGVVAVETRSVELSIPADPANLDSEAKLIQQAGQVWFPDSAFKTAQAIKDLNREGLPLIVFANWRGFSGGMKDMYDQVLKFGAYIVDGLREYKQPVLVYIPPQAELRGGSWVVIDPTINPRHMEMYADKDSRGGVLEPEGTVEIKFRRKDLVKTMRRVDPVYMGLAEKLGTPELSPPDRKELETKLKEREEFLLPIYHQVAVQFADLHDTPGRMQEKGVITDILEWQTSRQFFYWRLRRLLLEETVKRKIQVANSELTDGQIQAMLRRWFVEAEGAVKAYLWDNNEEVVAWLERQLAEEEGARSVIDENIKYIRRDHILKQIRSLVQANPEVAMDSIVHMTQHISPTQRAEVVRILSTMETSASS; encoded by the exons ATGGCACAACAGGACGGTGCTGCCAAGAAGATTCCGGCTGTTGCGGAATTGCACTCTCGCTTCATTGTGGGATCTGTGTCAGAGGAGAACTCAGAGGATGAAAACCAAGGAAAGGTGGACATACAGCTGGACGAGAAGGAGACTCGCTCCTTGTCTCCATCTTCCGGGAGTTCGGACAGCACCTATGAAATGGGCTTCGACCACATCGATGGTCCTATGCACAATTTAAG atCAAGCATGTCAGGCCTGCACCTGGTGAAACAAGGACGAGATCGCAGGCGTATTGACCTCCAGAGGGACTTCACTGTTGCTTCTCCTGCTGAATTTGTCACACGCTTTGGTGGTAACAGGGTCATTGAAAAG GTGCTCATTGCAAACAATGGCATTGCAGCAGTGAAATGCATGCGCTCCATCCGCCGCTGGGCCTATGAAATGTTTCGCAATGAAAGGGCAATCCGTTTTGTCGTCATGGTGACCCCAGAAGACCTGAAGGCCAATGCAG AGTACATTAAGATGGCAGATCATTATGTGCCTGTACCCGGGGGGACTAATAACAACAACTATGCCAATGTTGAGCTCATTCTAGACATTGCTAAACGCATACCAGTTCAG GCAGTGTGGGCTGGATGGGGGCATGCCTCAGAAAACCCCAAACTCCCAGAGCTCCTTCAAAAGCATGGCATTGCTTTCATGG GTCCACCAAGTCAGGCTATGTGGGCGCTTGGAGATAAGATTGCTTCCTCCATCGTGGCTCAGACAGCTGGAATTCCAACACTGCCCTGGAGCGGAACAG GTCTGACAGTGGACTGGCCAGAGAATAACCAAAAGAAGAAGGTCGTCAACATTCCTCACGACTTGTATGAGCTCGGCTGCGTCCAGGATGTAGAGCATGGCATGAAA GCTGCAGAGAAAATTGGCTACCCTATAATGGTGAAGGCCTCCGAAGGTGGTGGAGGAAAAGGGATCCGTAAAGTCAACTCTGCTGATGATTTCCCTAACCTGTTCAGACAG GTCCAGGCAGAAGTCCCAGGATCGCCCATTTTTGTCATGCAGCTAGCCAAGCATGCCCGTCACTTGGAGGTTCAGATTTTGGCTGATCAGTATGGCAATGCCATTTCCCTGTTTGGCAGAGACTGTTCTGTGCAGCGGCGACACCAGAAAATTATAGAAGAGGCTCCTGCTACCATCGCCACTTCTGATGTGTTTGAGGATATGGAAAAG TGTGCAGTAAAGCTGGCTAAGTTGGTGGGTTATGTAAGTGCTGGTACAGTTGAGTACCTCTACAGCCAGGATGGCAGCTTCTATTTCCTGGAGCTCAACCCTCGTCTACAGGTGGAACACCCGTGCACTGAGATGGTGGCTGATGTCAACTTGCCTGCTGCCCAGCTGCAG aTTGCTATGGGCATTCCTCTTCATCGGATCAAAGACATTAGAATGCTTTATGGCGTTCAGCCCTGGGGGGATTCTCCCATTGATTTTGAGGCTCTGTCAACTGCCCCTTCCCCACGGGGCCATGTCATTGCTGCTCGTATCACCAGTGAGAACCCAGATGAG GGTTTCAAGCCAAGCTCTGGAACAGTGCAAGAGCTGAATTTCCGCAGCAATAAGAATGTATGGGGCTACTTCAGCGTTGCAGCGGCTGGAGGGCTGCATGAGTTTGCCGACTCCCAGTTTGGGCACTGCTTCTCATGGGGAGAGAATCGTGAAGAAGCCATCTC AAACATGGTGGTTGCGCTTAAGGAGCTGTCTATCAGGGGTGACTTCAGGACAACAGTGGAATACCTCATTAAGCTGCTGGAGACAGAAAGCTTCCAGCACAATAGTATCGACACAGGCTGGCTGGACAGACTTATCTCAGAGAAGATGCAG GCGGAGCGTCCTGATACCATGCTGGGAATTGTGAGCGGTGCACTGCATGTGGCAGATGTTAATCTCAGGAACAGTGTTTCCAactttttgcactctctggaaAG GGGGCAGGTGCTACCACCACACACGCTGCTCAACACTGTGGATGTGGAGTTGATCTATGAAGGTACTAAGTACGTTCTGACAGTGACTCGTCAGTCTCCCAATTCCTATGTGGTCATCATGAACAATTCTTCTGCTGAGGTGGATGTCCATCGGCTTAGTGATGGAGGTCTTTTGCTTTCATATGATGGAAGCAGCTACACTACGTACATGAAAGAAGAGGTGGACAG GTATCGCATCACAATTGGGAACAAGACGTGTGTTTTTGAGAAAGAAAATGATCCCTCGCTGCTGCGGTCTCCTTCAGCAGGAAAACTCATTCAGTACACTATTGAGGATGGCGGGCATGTGTTTGCTGGCCAGTGCTACGCTGAAATAGAG GTGATGAAGATGGTCATGACCCTCACTGCAGCAGAGTCTGGTTGTATTCACTATGTGAAGAGGGCTGGAGCAGCATTGGAGCCTGGCTGTGTCATTGCCAAGTTGCAACTGGATGACCCAAGCAGAGTGCAGCAG GCTGAGCTCTACACAGGGACCCTGCCTTCTATCCAGGCAGTAGCTTtgagaggagagaagctgcacagAGTTTTCCATAACACACTGGGTCATCTTGTCCACATGATGAATGGCTATTGTCTACCTGAGCCTTTCTTCAGTGCTAAG TTGAAAGAATGGGTGGAAAGGGTAATGAAAACCATGCGCGATCCTTCTTTACCACTGTTGGAGCTTCAAGACATCATGACGAGTGTTTCAGGTCGCATCCCCCCTGCTGTGGAGAAGGCCATCAAGAAGGAGATGGCTCAGTATGCCAGCAACATAACTTCTGTGCTTTGCCAGTTCCCCAGCCAGCAG ATTGCAAACATACTGGACAGCCATGCAGCTACTCTTAACAAGAAATCAGAGAGAGAAGTCTTCTTTATGAACACACAAAGCATTGTTCAGCTGGTGCAGAA GTACCGCAGCGGCATCAGAGGTCACATGAAGGCTGTCGTGATGGACTTGCTTAGACAATATCTAAAAGTAGAGATCCAGTTTCAGAATG GACACTACGATAAGTGTGTCTTTGCACTGCGTGAGGAAAACAAGGGTGACATGGCCAATGTGCTCAATTATATCTTTTCCCATGCTCAAGTCACCAAGAAGAATCTACTTGTTACTATGCTGATT GACCAGCTCTGTGGCCGTGATCCAACACTAACTGATGAATTGATGGCCATTTTGACTGAACTCACCCAGCTCAGCAAGACAACCAATGCAAAGGTGGCGCTGCGTGCTCGGCAG GTGTTGATAGCTTCCCACCTTCCCTCTTATGAGCTACGACACAACCAGGTGGAGTCAATCTTTCTCTCTGCCATCGATATGTATGGGCACCAGTTCTGCATTGAGAACCTTCAG aAACTGATCCTTTCAGAGACATCCATCTTTGACGTTCTCCCCAACTTCTTCTACCACAGTAATCAGGTAGTCAGGATGGCCGCCCTGGAG GTGTATGTTCGGAGAGCATACATCGCCTACGAGCTCAACAGTGTTCAGCATCGACAACTGAAGGACAACACATGTATAGTAGAGTTTCAGTTCATGCTTCCCACTTCACATCCCAACAG AGGGAACATCCCCACTCTAAACAG GAAAATGTTTCCTTCAGTCCTGGAAAATCTTAAAGTCATGGACACTAAATTAGAGGAAACTAAACCCCAGGACCCTAAAGCACCAGAAAATGAATCACAGGATGATAATGCTGAGAAGAAAAATGCATCAGATTTGGATACTGTGGACAG GATGTCATTCTCATCCAACCTGAATCACTACGGCATGGTGCACATGGCCAGTGTGAGCGACGTTCTGCTTGACACGTCTTTTACACCACCCTGCCAGCGCATGGGAGCCATGGTGGCTTTCCGCAGCTTCCAGGAGTTCACCAA gAACATAACTGATATGTTGAGCTGCTTCTCTGACTCTCCTCCACAAAGTCCAACCTTCCCAGAAGGAGGCAATCCCGTGCTGTACGGTGAAGAGGACAACAAG AGTATCCAGGATGAGCCTATCCATATCCTGAATGTTGCTATAAAGACTGACAGCGACATTGATGATGATGGCCTGGCAGCTATGTTCCGGGAATTCACTCAGTCAAAG AAATCTCTGCTGTTTGAACACGGCATCCGAAGGTTGACTTTCCTCGTGGCTCAAAAG GATTTCAGGAAGCAAGTCAACTGTGAGGTGGACCAAAGGTTTCAT agggAATTTCCTAAATTTTTCACATTCCGTGCCAGGGACAAG TTTGAGGAGGACCGGATCTATCGTCATTTAGAGCCTGCATTAGCATTCCAGCTGGAGCTCAACCGCATGCGGAATTTTGCTCTCACTGCCATTCCATGTGCCAATCACAAGATGCACCTGTATCTGGGTGCAGCCCGAGTGGAGGTGGGCACAGAAGTTACGGACTACCGTTTCTTTGTCCGTGCCATTATCCGCCACTCTGATCTGGTAACAAAG GAGGCCTCCTTTGAATACCTTCACAATGAAGCAGAGCGCCTGCTGCTGGAAGCTATGGATGAACTGGAGGTGGCTTTCAACAACACAACTGTGCGAACTGACTGTAACCATATCTTCCTCAACTTTGTCCCTACAGTCATCATGGACCCATCAAAG ATCGAGGAGTCTGTGCGCTCCATGGTGATGCGTTACGGCAGCCGTCTGTGGAAGCTTCGAGTCCTGCAGGCCGAGTTGAAGATTAACATCCGCTTGACTCCAACGGGGAAGCAAATTCCCATCCGCCTCTTCCTTACAAATGAATCTGGCTACTACCTGGATATCAGCCTCTACAAGGAGGTCACTGATGCCCGAACGGGACAGGTGGGGCCCAAAGACCGACAG ATTATGTTCCAAGCATATGGAGACAAGCAGGGCCCCTTGCATGGCATGCTCATCAATACACCATATGTTACCAAAGACCTGTTGCAGTCTAAACGCTTCCAAGCACAATCTCTGGGCACCACCTATGTCTATGACTTTCCAGAAATGTTCAGACAG GCTCTGAAAAAGCTTTGGCATTCATGTCAGGCTTTTGCCGACTTACCTCAGTGTCCTCTTCCTTCTGAGCTGCTCACCTTCACAGAGCTGGTTCTTGATGCTCAAGGTCAGCTGGTACAGATGAATCGACTGCCAGGGGGCAACGAG ATTGGCATGGTGGCATGGCGGATGACCCTGCGAACCCCAGAGTACCCAGCAGGACGTGAGATCATTGTCATAAGCAATGACATCACACACAAGATAGGCTCCTTTGGGCCCCAGGAGGACATGCTGTTCCTGCGAGCCTCAGAGATGGCTCGGGAAAGTGGCATCCCCCGACTCTATATTGCGGCCAACAGCGGTGCACGCATCGGTCTGGCAGAGGAAATCAGACATATGTTTCATGTGGCCTGGCAAGATCCAGCTGATCCTTACAAG GGTTTCAAGTATCTCTACCTCACACCTCAGGATTACAAGAAGGTTTCAGCTCTAAACTCAGTGCATTGCGAACATGTGGAGGATGAGGGTGAATCgag GTACAAGATCACTGACATTATAGGTAAAGATGAGGGGCTGGGTGTGGAGAATCTGAGAGGGTCGGGAATGATTGCCGGAGAATCCTCTCTGGCTTACGAGGAGATCATCACGATGAATCTG GTCACATGCCGAGCCATAGGTATTGGAGCCTATCTGGTGAGGCTTGGACAGAGGACCATACAAGTGGACAACTCCCACATCATCCTTACTGGAGCTGGAGCCCTCAATAAG GTGCTGGGCAGAGAAGTGTATACATCCAACAACCAACTCGGTGGAGTTCAGATCATGCACAACAATGGTGTCACTCACTGCACTGTTTGCGATGACTTTGAGGGAGTCTTCACTCTTTTGCAGTGGCTGTCCTACATGCCCAAG TGTAAATCTAGCCCAGTGCCCATCCTCAATGCCAAGGATCCCATAGATCGACTGGTAGAGTTTGTACCTACCAAGGCTCCTTATGACCCTCGCTGGATGTTGGCAGGACGCCCCAGTCAGA CTCCAAAGGGTTCCTGGCAGCTTGGCTTCTTCGACCATGGCTCTTTCATGGAGATCATGCAGCCGTGGGCTCAGAGTGTAGTGGTAGGCAGAGCCAG ACTCGGTGGGATACCGACTGGAGTTGTTGCTGTGGAAACCAGGTCAGTGGAACTGTCGATCCCAGCTGATCCAGCCAATTTAGACTCTGAGGCTAAG ctCATCCAACAGGCAGGACAGGTGTGGTTCCCAGATTCTGCTTTCAAAACTGCTCAGGCCATTAAGGACCTAAACCGGGAGGGCTTACCTCTCATTGTGTTTGCCAATTGGAGGGGCTTTTCTGGAGGGATGAAAG ATATGTACGACCAAGTGCTGAAATTCGGGGCCTACATTGTGGATGGGCTGAGAGAGTACAAGCAGCCAGTATTGGTTTATATCCCCCCGCAGGCTGAGCTGAGAGGAGGCTCCTGGGTCGTTATAGATCCCACCATCAACCCCCGGCACATGGAGATGTACGCCGACAAGGACAGCCG AGGTGGTGTGTTGGAGCCTGAAGGGACAGTCGAGATCAAGTTTAGAAGGAAGGATCTGGTCAAGACCATGAGAAGAGTAGATCCAGTCTACATGGGCTTGGCTGAAAAATTGG GAACCCCAGAGCTGAGCCCTCCTGATCGCAAAGAGCTTGAAACCAAACTTAAGGAGCGTGAGGAGTTTCTTTTGCCCATCTACCATCAGGTGGCTGTACAGTTTGCGGACCTCCATGACACCCCAGGTCGCATGCAAGAGAAGGGGGTCATCACG GATATCCTAGAATGGCAGACATCCCGTCAGTTCTTCTACTGGCGTCTGCGGCGTCTGCTGCTGGAGGAAACCGTAAAGAGGAAGATCCAGGTGGCCAACAGCGAGCTGACAGATGGGCAGATCCAGGCGATGTTGCGCCGCTGGTTTGTGGAGGCCGAGGGGGCTGTAAAG GCCTATCTGTGGGATAACAATGAAGAAGTGGTGGCATGGCTGGAGAGGCAGCTAGCTGAAGAAGAGGGTGCAAGATCAGTCATTGACGAGAACATCAAGTACATCCGCAGAGACCACATCCTCAAGCAGATTCGCAG ccTTGTTCAAGCCAATCCAGAGGTTGCCATGGATTCTATTGTGCACATGACCCAGCACATCTCACCTACTCAGAGAGCAGAAGTGGTACGTATCCTGTCCACTATGGAGACATCAGCATCCTCCTAG